From Eubalaena glacialis isolate mEubGla1 chromosome 5, mEubGla1.1.hap2.+ XY, whole genome shotgun sequence, one genomic window encodes:
- the TMEM175 gene encoding endosomal/lysosomal proton channel TMEM175 isoform X1: MSGPRTPEPALDGQGASSTGSQDEDMADGIQHSHRMLSFSDALLSIIATVMILPVTHTEISPEQEFDKSVQKLLATRIAVYLMTFLIVTVAWAAHTRLFQVVGKIDDTLALLNLACMMTITFLPFTFSLMVAFPEVPLGILLFCVCVMAVGAVQALIVVYAFHFPHLLSPQIECSAHRALYRQHILGIILRGPALCLAAAGFSLFFYPVSYLLMATVIFLPYVSKAAGWCRARLVGPREPPARSLEIFTFDLHEPLSKERVEAFSDGVYAIVATLLILDICEDNVPDSKDVKEKFHGSLVAALGASGPHFLAYFGSFATHLPVRHLDHGAAAGGGDAAALGAVRGPGARVHVRQARAVPLRQPAGLRLHLCAEQVQHGHPPRHADRRALRLPRVAAAGAPAAGRPAGPAGPAGPAGSGPASARGRGRRTVPAPPCSLLARPRPPPEVQVSGGWPGLGFCLPCEVSCSTSAPQIVFHCCREESRRSVTVSHVPVVCLDQVEMSRGGPQAAGGSVAAGAAAPWWVWLCDVAPGPQQAARPATAHVPRAEGPGSCWAAQPAPTSQPSSPNTLASGTDAGDGSRTGCPDYICPRYKLRSPSGDKLHMREGVQSPHSPSGHAHSLMHRGHVHLNHNLQDSSYRPTGPAKQKLMPPPGTQTWGTHTGY; the protein is encoded by the exons ATGTCCGGGCCCCGGACCCCAGAGCCAGCCCTAGATGGGCAGGGAGCCTCCTCCACGGGCTCACAGGACGAGGACATGGCTGACGGGATCCAGCACTCACATCGCATGCTCAGCTTCAGCGACGCGCTTCTGTCCATCATTGCCACCGTAATG ATCCTGCCTGTGACCCACACGGAGATCTCCCCGGAGCAG GAGTTTGACAAGAGTGTCCAGAAACTTCTAGCCACGAGGATCGCTGTGTACCTGATGACCTTCCTCATCGTGACTGTGGCCTGGGCGGCACACACGAG ATTGTTCCAAGTTGTTGGGAAAATAGACGATACGCTTGCCCTGCTTAACCTG gcctgCATGATGACCATCACCTTCCTGCCTTTCACA TTTTCCTTGATGGTGGCCTTCCCCGAGGTGCCGCTGGGCATTCttctgttctgtgtgtgtgtgatggccGTCGGGGCCGTGCAG GCGCTGATCGTGGTCTACGCCTTCCACTTCCCCCACCTGCTGAGCCCCCAGATCGAGTGCTCGGCCCACCGGGCCCTCTACCGGCAGCACATCCTGGGCATCATTCTCCGGGGCCCGGCGCTGTGCTTGGCTGCGGCcggcttctccctctttttctaccCAGTG TCGTACCTGCTGATGGCGACAGTCATCTTCCTGCCCTACGTCAGCAAGGCCGCCGGCTGGTGCAGAGCCAGGCTTGTGG GCCCCAGGGAGCCCCCGGCTCGCAGCCTGGAGATCTTCACCTTCGACCTGCACGAGCCGCTCAGCAAGGAGCGGGTGGAGGCCTTCAGCGACGGGGTCTACGCCATTGTGGCCACGCTGCTCATCCTGGACATCTG TGAGGACAACGTCCCGGACTCCAAGGACGTGAAGGAGAAGTTCCACGGCAGCCTAGTGGCGGCGCTGGGTGCGTCCGGGCCGCACTTCCTGGCCTACTTCGGCTCCTTCGCCACG CATCTTCCAGTTCGCCATCTGGACCACGGCGCTGCTGCAGGAGGGGGAGACGCTGCAGCCCTCGGCGCGGTTCGGGGGCCGGGAGCACGCGTTCATGTTCGCCAAGCTCGCGCTGTACCCCTGCGCCAGCCTGCTGGCCTTCGCCTGCACCTGTGTGCTGAGCAGGTTCAGCACGGCCATCCTCCACGCCATGCAGATCGCCGTGCCCTTCGCCTTCCTCGTGTTGCGGCTGCTGGTGCGCCTGCTGCTGGCCGGCCTGCGGGGCCTGCGGGGCCTGCGGGGCCTGCGGGGTCTGGCCCGGCCAGCGCCAGGGGCCGTGGACGACGCACAGTCCCcgctcctccctgctccctgctagcgcggccccggcccccgcctgaGGTCCAAGTGTCCGGCGGGTGGCCCGGCCTCGGGTTTTGTCTTCCTTGTGAAGTTTCATGCTCTACTTCAGCCCCTCAGATTGTCTTCCACTGTTGCAGAGAAGAGTCTCGCAGGAGCGTCACTGTGTCCCACGTGCCTGTTGTCTGCCTCGACCAAGTGGAGATGAGCCGCGGGGGGCCGCAGGCGGCGGGTGGTTCCGTGGCAGCTGGGGCCGCAGCCCCGTGGTGGGTGTGGCTGTGCGACGTGGCCCCGGGTCCTCAACAGGCAGCACGTCCTGCAACAGCCCACGTCCCGCGGGCAGAAGGCCCTGGCAGCTGCTGGGCTGCCCAACCGGCCCCCAcatcccagccctcctcccccaacACACTGGCCTCAGGCACAGACGCAGGAGACGGCAGCAGGACAGGATGCCCAGACTATATTTGTCCCAGATATAAATTACGGTCACCTTCAGGTGATAAGTTACACATGAGGGAGGGGGTGCAGAGCCCACACAGCCCCTCCGGGCACGCACACTCGCTTATGCACAGAGGACACGTTCACCTGAACCACAATTTACAAGACAGTTCCTATCGACCAACGGGGCCCGCAAAGCAAAAGCTAATGCCGCCCCCGGGGACGCAAACCTGGGGGACACACACCGGCTACTAG
- the TMEM175 gene encoding endosomal/lysosomal proton channel TMEM175 isoform X2: protein MSGPRTPEPALDGQGASSTGSQDEDMADGIQHSHRMLSFSDALLSIIATVMILPVTHTEISPEQEFDKSVQKLLATRIAVYLMTFLIVTVAWAAHTRLFQVVGKIDDTLALLNLFSLMVAFPEVPLGILLFCVCVMAVGAVQALIVVYAFHFPHLLSPQIECSAHRALYRQHILGIILRGPALCLAAAGFSLFFYPVSYLLMATVIFLPYVSKAAGWCRARLVGPREPPARSLEIFTFDLHEPLSKERVEAFSDGVYAIVATLLILDICEDNVPDSKDVKEKFHGSLVAALGASGPHFLAYFGSFATHLPVRHLDHGAAAGGGDAAALGAVRGPGARVHVRQARAVPLRQPAGLRLHLCAEQVQHGHPPRHADRRALRLPRVAAAGAPAAGRPAGPAGPAGPAGSGPASARGRGRRTVPAPPCSLLARPRPPPEVQVSGGWPGLGFCLPCEVSCSTSAPQIVFHCCREESRRSVTVSHVPVVCLDQVEMSRGGPQAAGGSVAAGAAAPWWVWLCDVAPGPQQAARPATAHVPRAEGPGSCWAAQPAPTSQPSSPNTLASGTDAGDGSRTGCPDYICPRYKLRSPSGDKLHMREGVQSPHSPSGHAHSLMHRGHVHLNHNLQDSSYRPTGPAKQKLMPPPGTQTWGTHTGY, encoded by the exons ATGTCCGGGCCCCGGACCCCAGAGCCAGCCCTAGATGGGCAGGGAGCCTCCTCCACGGGCTCACAGGACGAGGACATGGCTGACGGGATCCAGCACTCACATCGCATGCTCAGCTTCAGCGACGCGCTTCTGTCCATCATTGCCACCGTAATG ATCCTGCCTGTGACCCACACGGAGATCTCCCCGGAGCAG GAGTTTGACAAGAGTGTCCAGAAACTTCTAGCCACGAGGATCGCTGTGTACCTGATGACCTTCCTCATCGTGACTGTGGCCTGGGCGGCACACACGAG ATTGTTCCAAGTTGTTGGGAAAATAGACGATACGCTTGCCCTGCTTAACCTG TTTTCCTTGATGGTGGCCTTCCCCGAGGTGCCGCTGGGCATTCttctgttctgtgtgtgtgtgatggccGTCGGGGCCGTGCAG GCGCTGATCGTGGTCTACGCCTTCCACTTCCCCCACCTGCTGAGCCCCCAGATCGAGTGCTCGGCCCACCGGGCCCTCTACCGGCAGCACATCCTGGGCATCATTCTCCGGGGCCCGGCGCTGTGCTTGGCTGCGGCcggcttctccctctttttctaccCAGTG TCGTACCTGCTGATGGCGACAGTCATCTTCCTGCCCTACGTCAGCAAGGCCGCCGGCTGGTGCAGAGCCAGGCTTGTGG GCCCCAGGGAGCCCCCGGCTCGCAGCCTGGAGATCTTCACCTTCGACCTGCACGAGCCGCTCAGCAAGGAGCGGGTGGAGGCCTTCAGCGACGGGGTCTACGCCATTGTGGCCACGCTGCTCATCCTGGACATCTG TGAGGACAACGTCCCGGACTCCAAGGACGTGAAGGAGAAGTTCCACGGCAGCCTAGTGGCGGCGCTGGGTGCGTCCGGGCCGCACTTCCTGGCCTACTTCGGCTCCTTCGCCACG CATCTTCCAGTTCGCCATCTGGACCACGGCGCTGCTGCAGGAGGGGGAGACGCTGCAGCCCTCGGCGCGGTTCGGGGGCCGGGAGCACGCGTTCATGTTCGCCAAGCTCGCGCTGTACCCCTGCGCCAGCCTGCTGGCCTTCGCCTGCACCTGTGTGCTGAGCAGGTTCAGCACGGCCATCCTCCACGCCATGCAGATCGCCGTGCCCTTCGCCTTCCTCGTGTTGCGGCTGCTGGTGCGCCTGCTGCTGGCCGGCCTGCGGGGCCTGCGGGGCCTGCGGGGCCTGCGGGGTCTGGCCCGGCCAGCGCCAGGGGCCGTGGACGACGCACAGTCCCcgctcctccctgctccctgctagcgcggccccggcccccgcctgaGGTCCAAGTGTCCGGCGGGTGGCCCGGCCTCGGGTTTTGTCTTCCTTGTGAAGTTTCATGCTCTACTTCAGCCCCTCAGATTGTCTTCCACTGTTGCAGAGAAGAGTCTCGCAGGAGCGTCACTGTGTCCCACGTGCCTGTTGTCTGCCTCGACCAAGTGGAGATGAGCCGCGGGGGGCCGCAGGCGGCGGGTGGTTCCGTGGCAGCTGGGGCCGCAGCCCCGTGGTGGGTGTGGCTGTGCGACGTGGCCCCGGGTCCTCAACAGGCAGCACGTCCTGCAACAGCCCACGTCCCGCGGGCAGAAGGCCCTGGCAGCTGCTGGGCTGCCCAACCGGCCCCCAcatcccagccctcctcccccaacACACTGGCCTCAGGCACAGACGCAGGAGACGGCAGCAGGACAGGATGCCCAGACTATATTTGTCCCAGATATAAATTACGGTCACCTTCAGGTGATAAGTTACACATGAGGGAGGGGGTGCAGAGCCCACACAGCCCCTCCGGGCACGCACACTCGCTTATGCACAGAGGACACGTTCACCTGAACCACAATTTACAAGACAGTTCCTATCGACCAACGGGGCCCGCAAAGCAAAAGCTAATGCCGCCCCCGGGGACGCAAACCTGGGGGACACACACCGGCTACTAG
- the TMEM175 gene encoding endosomal/lysosomal proton channel TMEM175 isoform X4 encodes MSGPRTPEPALDGQGASSTGSQDEDMADGIQHSHRMLSFSDALLSIIATVMILPVTHTEISPEQEFDKSVQKLLATRIAVYLMTFLIVTVAWAAHTRLFQVVGKIDDTLALLNLACMMTITFLPFTFSLMVAFPEVPLGILLFCVCVMAVGAVQALIVVYAFHFPHLLSPQIECSAHRALYRQHILGIILRGPALCLAAAGFSLFFYPVSYLLMATVIFLPYVSKAAGWCRARLVGPREPPARSLEIFTFDLHEPLSKERVEAFSDGVYAIVATLLILDICEDNVPDSKDVKEKFHGSLVAALGASGPHFLAYFGSFATVGLLWFAHHSLFLHIRKATQPMGLLNTLSLAFVGGLPLAYQQTSAFARRPHDELESVRVSCAIIFFASIFQFAIWTTALLQEGETLQPSARFGGREHAFMFAKLALYPCASLLAFACTCVLSRFSTAILHAMQIAVPFAFLVLRLLVRLLLAGLRGLRGLRGLRGLARPAPGAVDDAQSPLLPAPC; translated from the exons ATGTCCGGGCCCCGGACCCCAGAGCCAGCCCTAGATGGGCAGGGAGCCTCCTCCACGGGCTCACAGGACGAGGACATGGCTGACGGGATCCAGCACTCACATCGCATGCTCAGCTTCAGCGACGCGCTTCTGTCCATCATTGCCACCGTAATG ATCCTGCCTGTGACCCACACGGAGATCTCCCCGGAGCAG GAGTTTGACAAGAGTGTCCAGAAACTTCTAGCCACGAGGATCGCTGTGTACCTGATGACCTTCCTCATCGTGACTGTGGCCTGGGCGGCACACACGAG ATTGTTCCAAGTTGTTGGGAAAATAGACGATACGCTTGCCCTGCTTAACCTG gcctgCATGATGACCATCACCTTCCTGCCTTTCACA TTTTCCTTGATGGTGGCCTTCCCCGAGGTGCCGCTGGGCATTCttctgttctgtgtgtgtgtgatggccGTCGGGGCCGTGCAG GCGCTGATCGTGGTCTACGCCTTCCACTTCCCCCACCTGCTGAGCCCCCAGATCGAGTGCTCGGCCCACCGGGCCCTCTACCGGCAGCACATCCTGGGCATCATTCTCCGGGGCCCGGCGCTGTGCTTGGCTGCGGCcggcttctccctctttttctaccCAGTG TCGTACCTGCTGATGGCGACAGTCATCTTCCTGCCCTACGTCAGCAAGGCCGCCGGCTGGTGCAGAGCCAGGCTTGTGG GCCCCAGGGAGCCCCCGGCTCGCAGCCTGGAGATCTTCACCTTCGACCTGCACGAGCCGCTCAGCAAGGAGCGGGTGGAGGCCTTCAGCGACGGGGTCTACGCCATTGTGGCCACGCTGCTCATCCTGGACATCTG TGAGGACAACGTCCCGGACTCCAAGGACGTGAAGGAGAAGTTCCACGGCAGCCTAGTGGCGGCGCTGGGTGCGTCCGGGCCGCACTTCCTGGCCTACTTCGGCTCCTTCGCCACGGTGGGTCTGCTCTGGTTCGCCCACCACTCGCTCTTCCTGCACATCCGCAAGGCCACGCAGCCCATGGGGCTGCTCAACACGCTCTCGCTGGCTTTCGTGGGCGGCCTGCCCCTGGCCTACCAGCAGACGTCGGCCTTCGCGAGGCGGCCCCACGACGAGCTGGAGAGCGTACGAGTCAGCTGCGCCATCATCTTCTTCGCCAGCATCTTCCAGTTCGCCATCTGGACCACGGCGCTGCTGCAGGAGGGGGAGACGCTGCAGCCCTCGGCGCGGTTCGGGGGCCGGGAGCACGCGTTCATGTTCGCCAAGCTCGCGCTGTACCCCTGCGCCAGCCTGCTGGCCTTCGCCTGCACCTGTGTGCTGAGCAGGTTCAGCACGGCCATCCTCCACGCCATGCAGATCGCCGTGCCCTTCGCCTTCCTCGTGTTGCGGCTGCTGGTGCGCCTGCTGCTGGCCGGCCTGCGGGGCCTGCGGGGCCTGCGGGGCCTGCGGGGTCTGGCCCGGCCAGCGCCAGGGGCCGTGGACGACGCACAGTCCCcgctcctccctgctccctgctag
- the TMEM175 gene encoding endosomal/lysosomal proton channel TMEM175 isoform X5, producing MSGPRTPEPALDGQGASSTGSQDEDMADGIQHSHRMLSFSDALLSIIATVMILPVTHTEISPEQEFDKSVQKLLATRIAVYLMTFLIVTVAWAAHTRLFQVVGKIDDTLALLNLFSLMVAFPEVPLGILLFCVCVMAVGAVQALIVVYAFHFPHLLSPQIECSAHRALYRQHILGIILRGPALCLAAAGFSLFFYPVSYLLMATVIFLPYVSKAAGWCRARLVGPREPPARSLEIFTFDLHEPLSKERVEAFSDGVYAIVATLLILDICEDNVPDSKDVKEKFHGSLVAALGASGPHFLAYFGSFATVGLLWFAHHSLFLHIRKATQPMGLLNTLSLAFVGGLPLAYQQTSAFARRPHDELESVRVSCAIIFFASIFQFAIWTTALLQEGETLQPSARFGGREHAFMFAKLALYPCASLLAFACTCVLSRFSTAILHAMQIAVPFAFLVLRLLVRLLLAGLRGLRGLRGLRGLARPAPGAVDDAQSPLLPAPC from the exons ATGTCCGGGCCCCGGACCCCAGAGCCAGCCCTAGATGGGCAGGGAGCCTCCTCCACGGGCTCACAGGACGAGGACATGGCTGACGGGATCCAGCACTCACATCGCATGCTCAGCTTCAGCGACGCGCTTCTGTCCATCATTGCCACCGTAATG ATCCTGCCTGTGACCCACACGGAGATCTCCCCGGAGCAG GAGTTTGACAAGAGTGTCCAGAAACTTCTAGCCACGAGGATCGCTGTGTACCTGATGACCTTCCTCATCGTGACTGTGGCCTGGGCGGCACACACGAG ATTGTTCCAAGTTGTTGGGAAAATAGACGATACGCTTGCCCTGCTTAACCTG TTTTCCTTGATGGTGGCCTTCCCCGAGGTGCCGCTGGGCATTCttctgttctgtgtgtgtgtgatggccGTCGGGGCCGTGCAG GCGCTGATCGTGGTCTACGCCTTCCACTTCCCCCACCTGCTGAGCCCCCAGATCGAGTGCTCGGCCCACCGGGCCCTCTACCGGCAGCACATCCTGGGCATCATTCTCCGGGGCCCGGCGCTGTGCTTGGCTGCGGCcggcttctccctctttttctaccCAGTG TCGTACCTGCTGATGGCGACAGTCATCTTCCTGCCCTACGTCAGCAAGGCCGCCGGCTGGTGCAGAGCCAGGCTTGTGG GCCCCAGGGAGCCCCCGGCTCGCAGCCTGGAGATCTTCACCTTCGACCTGCACGAGCCGCTCAGCAAGGAGCGGGTGGAGGCCTTCAGCGACGGGGTCTACGCCATTGTGGCCACGCTGCTCATCCTGGACATCTG TGAGGACAACGTCCCGGACTCCAAGGACGTGAAGGAGAAGTTCCACGGCAGCCTAGTGGCGGCGCTGGGTGCGTCCGGGCCGCACTTCCTGGCCTACTTCGGCTCCTTCGCCACGGTGGGTCTGCTCTGGTTCGCCCACCACTCGCTCTTCCTGCACATCCGCAAGGCCACGCAGCCCATGGGGCTGCTCAACACGCTCTCGCTGGCTTTCGTGGGCGGCCTGCCCCTGGCCTACCAGCAGACGTCGGCCTTCGCGAGGCGGCCCCACGACGAGCTGGAGAGCGTACGAGTCAGCTGCGCCATCATCTTCTTCGCCAGCATCTTCCAGTTCGCCATCTGGACCACGGCGCTGCTGCAGGAGGGGGAGACGCTGCAGCCCTCGGCGCGGTTCGGGGGCCGGGAGCACGCGTTCATGTTCGCCAAGCTCGCGCTGTACCCCTGCGCCAGCCTGCTGGCCTTCGCCTGCACCTGTGTGCTGAGCAGGTTCAGCACGGCCATCCTCCACGCCATGCAGATCGCCGTGCCCTTCGCCTTCCTCGTGTTGCGGCTGCTGGTGCGCCTGCTGCTGGCCGGCCTGCGGGGCCTGCGGGGCCTGCGGGGCCTGCGGGGTCTGGCCCGGCCAGCGCCAGGGGCCGTGGACGACGCACAGTCCCcgctcctccctgctccctgctag
- the TMEM175 gene encoding endosomal/lysosomal proton channel TMEM175 isoform X3, whose product MTFLIVTVAWAAHTRLFQVVGKIDDTLALLNLACMMTITFLPFTFSLMVAFPEVPLGILLFCVCVMAVGAVQALIVVYAFHFPHLLSPQIECSAHRALYRQHILGIILRGPALCLAAAGFSLFFYPVSYLLMATVIFLPYVSKAAGWCRARLVGPREPPARSLEIFTFDLHEPLSKERVEAFSDGVYAIVATLLILDICEDNVPDSKDVKEKFHGSLVAALGASGPHFLAYFGSFATHLPVRHLDHGAAAGGGDAAALGAVRGPGARVHVRQARAVPLRQPAGLRLHLCAEQVQHGHPPRHADRRALRLPRVAAAGAPAAGRPAGPAGPAGPAGSGPASARGRGRRTVPAPPCSLLARPRPPPEVQVSGGWPGLGFCLPCEVSCSTSAPQIVFHCCREESRRSVTVSHVPVVCLDQVEMSRGGPQAAGGSVAAGAAAPWWVWLCDVAPGPQQAARPATAHVPRAEGPGSCWAAQPAPTSQPSSPNTLASGTDAGDGSRTGCPDYICPRYKLRSPSGDKLHMREGVQSPHSPSGHAHSLMHRGHVHLNHNLQDSSYRPTGPAKQKLMPPPGTQTWGTHTGY is encoded by the exons ATGACCTTCCTCATCGTGACTGTGGCCTGGGCGGCACACACGAG ATTGTTCCAAGTTGTTGGGAAAATAGACGATACGCTTGCCCTGCTTAACCTG gcctgCATGATGACCATCACCTTCCTGCCTTTCACA TTTTCCTTGATGGTGGCCTTCCCCGAGGTGCCGCTGGGCATTCttctgttctgtgtgtgtgtgatggccGTCGGGGCCGTGCAG GCGCTGATCGTGGTCTACGCCTTCCACTTCCCCCACCTGCTGAGCCCCCAGATCGAGTGCTCGGCCCACCGGGCCCTCTACCGGCAGCACATCCTGGGCATCATTCTCCGGGGCCCGGCGCTGTGCTTGGCTGCGGCcggcttctccctctttttctaccCAGTG TCGTACCTGCTGATGGCGACAGTCATCTTCCTGCCCTACGTCAGCAAGGCCGCCGGCTGGTGCAGAGCCAGGCTTGTGG GCCCCAGGGAGCCCCCGGCTCGCAGCCTGGAGATCTTCACCTTCGACCTGCACGAGCCGCTCAGCAAGGAGCGGGTGGAGGCCTTCAGCGACGGGGTCTACGCCATTGTGGCCACGCTGCTCATCCTGGACATCTG TGAGGACAACGTCCCGGACTCCAAGGACGTGAAGGAGAAGTTCCACGGCAGCCTAGTGGCGGCGCTGGGTGCGTCCGGGCCGCACTTCCTGGCCTACTTCGGCTCCTTCGCCACG CATCTTCCAGTTCGCCATCTGGACCACGGCGCTGCTGCAGGAGGGGGAGACGCTGCAGCCCTCGGCGCGGTTCGGGGGCCGGGAGCACGCGTTCATGTTCGCCAAGCTCGCGCTGTACCCCTGCGCCAGCCTGCTGGCCTTCGCCTGCACCTGTGTGCTGAGCAGGTTCAGCACGGCCATCCTCCACGCCATGCAGATCGCCGTGCCCTTCGCCTTCCTCGTGTTGCGGCTGCTGGTGCGCCTGCTGCTGGCCGGCCTGCGGGGCCTGCGGGGCCTGCGGGGCCTGCGGGGTCTGGCCCGGCCAGCGCCAGGGGCCGTGGACGACGCACAGTCCCcgctcctccctgctccctgctagcgcggccccggcccccgcctgaGGTCCAAGTGTCCGGCGGGTGGCCCGGCCTCGGGTTTTGTCTTCCTTGTGAAGTTTCATGCTCTACTTCAGCCCCTCAGATTGTCTTCCACTGTTGCAGAGAAGAGTCTCGCAGGAGCGTCACTGTGTCCCACGTGCCTGTTGTCTGCCTCGACCAAGTGGAGATGAGCCGCGGGGGGCCGCAGGCGGCGGGTGGTTCCGTGGCAGCTGGGGCCGCAGCCCCGTGGTGGGTGTGGCTGTGCGACGTGGCCCCGGGTCCTCAACAGGCAGCACGTCCTGCAACAGCCCACGTCCCGCGGGCAGAAGGCCCTGGCAGCTGCTGGGCTGCCCAACCGGCCCCCAcatcccagccctcctcccccaacACACTGGCCTCAGGCACAGACGCAGGAGACGGCAGCAGGACAGGATGCCCAGACTATATTTGTCCCAGATATAAATTACGGTCACCTTCAGGTGATAAGTTACACATGAGGGAGGGGGTGCAGAGCCCACACAGCCCCTCCGGGCACGCACACTCGCTTATGCACAGAGGACACGTTCACCTGAACCACAATTTACAAGACAGTTCCTATCGACCAACGGGGCCCGCAAAGCAAAAGCTAATGCCGCCCCCGGGGACGCAAACCTGGGGGACACACACCGGCTACTAG